A DNA window from Setaria viridis chromosome 2, Setaria_viridis_v4.0, whole genome shotgun sequence contains the following coding sequences:
- the LOC117846140 gene encoding NEP1-interacting protein-like 1, translating to MDTTTLTVTHSRLRPAATDSAARRRSPAGGRGLGSLAARVAKSLARGLVTCVFATVGTVLGAITGGLIGLATETGVVRGTGVGGLTGALVSMEVVDSYLAMWRSDEPAIWSAVYVLDVIWSLLTGRLVREKVDPAVLSAVESQMSAVEAPVGHGDGADIFETGGSSGMPRAAIDALPVVRFAVSGNVDAGGELTVCSVCLQEFEAGESARSLPVCRHTFHLPCIDGWLLRHASCPLCRRAV from the exons ATGGATACGACGACGCTCACCGTCACCCACTCCCGGCTCCGTCCTGCTGCTACCGACTCCGCGGCacgtcgccgctcgccggcgggaGGCCGCGGCCTCGGCTCATTGGCCGCCCGGGTCGCCAAGAGCCTCGCCCGCGGCCTCGTCACCTGCGTCTTCGCGACAG TGGGCACGGTCCTCGGCGCGATCACGGGCGGGCTGATCGGGCTGGCGACGGAGACGGGCGTGGTGCGCGGCACGGGCGTCGGCGGCCTCACGGGCGCGCTCGTGTCCATGGAGGTCGTCGACTCCTACCTCGCCATGTGGCGCTCCGACGAGCCGGCCATCTGGAGCGCCGTCTACGTG CTGGACGTGATCTGGAGCCTGCTGACCGGCCGCCTCGTGCGCGAGAAGGTGGACCCCGCCGTGCTCAGCGCCGTCGAGAGCCAG ATGAGTGCAGTGGAGGCACCGGTCGGACATGGTGACGGCGCCGACATCTTCGAGACGGGTGGCAGCAGCGGCATGCCGAGGGCCGCCATCGACGCGCTCCCGGTGGTGAGGTTCGCCGTGAGCGGCAacgtcgacgccggcggcgagctcaccGTGTGCTCCGTTTGCCTCCAG GAGTTTGAGGCCGGCGAGAGCGCGAGGAGCCTGCCGGTGTGCCGCCACACGTTCCACCTGCCGTGCATCGACGGCTGGCTGCTCCGGCACGCCTCCTGCCCCTTGTGCCGGCGCGCAGTCTAG